In the Terriglobales bacterium genome, AAGCCCCACGCGGATGCCTTCATCAATTCGCTCGGACGAATCATCAGGGTAACGGCGATGACGAACAGCATCAGCGCCACCATGCTCAGGGACGGGAACAGCGCTGCGGTCAATCGCTGGCCGGGCCGCCCGCCCATCCGGCGCGACAACCACGCGCCCAGCGCGCCCGCGAGCACCACGGCGAGCATCCAGAGCACGAACTGTGCCACGGTCGCTGCGCCCACCATCCAGGAGAAGCTGAGGGTGGGGGAACTCATCGGCGGCGGCGTGTGACGGATGATCATTTGCGCCGCTTGCGAGACGAACAGTGCCAGCATCCCGGGCACCAGTACCTGCCTCGTGAAACTCATCGGACCCTCCTTCGCCTTCACGATCCTTCGGCCCAGCCGGTGCCAGTCGTCCACTTGCGCCAGCGCGAAGCCCTCCGCATCCGGACTGCCCGCCTCCAGCAGTTCGCGGTGACACTCCTCGAGGTGCGCCGCCACCTCCGCCACGACCTCGCGCCGCTCTTCGGGCGCCAGCTTCATCGCAGCCAGCTTCTCCGCGACGAGCTTTTCCCAATCAGGCATCGGCCAGCCTCGTCAGGCGCGTCATCGCCTTCAGGAACTCGCGCCACTCGCGCCGCATCGGCTCCAACTGCTTCCGGCCCTCCGGCGTGATGGTGTAGCTGCGCCGCTTGCGCCCGCTCGGCGCCGCTTCCCACTCGCCTTTCACCCAGCCCTTGCTCTCCATCGCGTACAGCACCGGATACAACGACGCGACGTCGAAGGTCACCACGCCCGCGGTCTGCTGCCCGATGCGCTTGGCGATCTCGTACCCGTGCAGCCGCCCCTCCGCCAGCACCGACAGCACCGCCAGTTCCGCGCTGCCCCGCTTCACCTGCGCCGAAAGTTTTGCCCGGCTCTTCATATATAGCGTTACTATATATAGCAACACTATGGCTGTGTCAAGCGAGACGAAAAGCCTCTTGACGAACTCTGGTTATTCGCTTTATATTCGCTATTGACTCTCCTCAAGAAAGACCCGTCGTGGTTCACGGTAAACCACGGTAAACCACGGTAAAACCACGGTAGAAATCACGGTAAGTTTTTGGCTATCTCATTCTTTATCAAGAACTTGGAGGCAGAAAGTCCAAAACAGGGGGGATGGGGGGTGCGATACCGTGGTTTACGAGGCCGCGGCGGTCAGGATCTTCCAGATCGGCTCGAGCCAGTCCTGGTGCTCGGGCTTCATCAGGACGGAGCGCAGGCAGGCG is a window encoding:
- a CDS encoding helix-turn-helix transcriptional regulator, whose translation is MKSRAKLSAQVKRGSAELAVLSVLAEGRLHGYEIAKRIGQQTAGVVTFDVASLYPVLYAMESKGWVKGEWEAAPSGRKRRSYTITPEGRKQLEPMRREWREFLKAMTRLTRLADA